The following are from one region of the Sphingomonas oryzagri genome:
- a CDS encoding homocysteine S-methyltransferase family protein, with protein sequence MSKAELFRAEAAKRILLTDGAFGTMIQGYGLDEAAYRGEYDTGFDQKGNNDLLALTRPDVIDAITRQYLEAGSDIVSTNTFNANTISQADYGAEFLVRAMNLAAAGIARKAADDAEAADGRPRFVAGAVGPTNKTLSLSPDVNDPGFRAIDFDELKDVYRDQVDALLDGGCDFILIETIFDTLNAKAGIMAVIEAGEARGAPVPLMISMTITDMSGRNLSGHSVEAFWAAVRHAKPLTIGLNCSFGAPQLRPHVAVLSAQADALMMVYPNAGLPNELGAYDEEPHTTGDFIAEWAATGLINVVGGCCGTTPDHIAAMAAAVKDQPPRKLPTPPVKMLLAGLEPFVIAA encoded by the coding sequence ATGAGCAAGGCTGAACTGTTCCGCGCCGAGGCCGCCAAGCGCATCCTGCTGACCGATGGCGCTTTCGGCACGATGATCCAGGGCTATGGCCTCGACGAGGCCGCCTATCGCGGCGAGTACGACACGGGCTTCGACCAGAAGGGCAATAACGACCTGCTGGCGCTGACCCGGCCCGACGTGATCGACGCGATCACCCGCCAGTATCTGGAGGCGGGATCGGATATCGTTTCCACCAATACCTTCAACGCCAACACGATCAGCCAGGCCGACTATGGCGCCGAGTTCCTGGTGCGTGCGATGAACCTTGCCGCCGCCGGGATCGCGCGCAAGGCGGCCGACGATGCCGAGGCCGCCGACGGCCGCCCGCGCTTCGTGGCGGGTGCGGTGGGGCCGACCAACAAGACGCTGTCGCTCTCGCCCGACGTCAACGATCCGGGTTTCCGCGCGATCGATTTCGACGAGTTGAAGGATGTCTATCGCGATCAGGTGGACGCGCTGCTCGACGGCGGTTGCGACTTCATCCTGATCGAGACGATCTTCGATACGCTGAACGCCAAGGCCGGCATCATGGCGGTGATCGAGGCGGGCGAGGCGCGCGGCGCTCCGGTACCGCTGATGATCTCGATGACCATCACCGACATGTCCGGCCGCAACCTGTCGGGCCATTCGGTCGAGGCCTTCTGGGCGGCTGTACGCCACGCCAAGCCGCTGACGATCGGCCTCAACTGCTCGTTCGGCGCGCCGCAGCTGCGCCCGCACGTCGCGGTGCTGTCGGCGCAGGCCGATGCGCTGATGATGGTCTATCCCAATGCCGGCCTGCCCAACGAACTCGGCGCCTATGACGAGGAGCCGCACACCACCGGCGACTTCATCGCCGAATGGGCGGCGACCGGCCTGATCAACGTCGTCGGCGGCTGCTGCGGCACCACGCCCGATCACATCGCTGCGATGGCTGCGGCTGTGAAGGACCAGCCGCCGCGCAAGTTGCCGACGCCGCCGGTGAAGATGCTGCTGGCGGGGCTGGAGCCCTTCGTGATCGCCGCCTAG
- the metF gene encoding methylenetetrahydrofolate reductase, producing MPTMSELEEARRALDAPLFADLAGDAQVSFEFFPPKTEKMEAQLWDAIQTLAPLGPRFVSVTYGAGGSTRERTHATVARIAKETSIPAAAHLTCVEATREEVDAIARAYWEAGVRHIVALRGDPPTLGEKYVEHPGGYRNAADLVAGLRRIAPFDISVAAYPECHPDSVDSQADIDNLKAKIDAGATRAISQFFFSPEAFFRFRDRAAAAGIEAEIVPGILPVSNVAQTRKFASACGAAIPSWMDRLFEGLDDQPAARQLVAATIAAELCRRLYAGGVRHFHFYTLNRAELAFAICHLLGLRAGKTALEKAA from the coding sequence ATGCCGACTATGTCCGAGCTGGAAGAGGCGCGCCGCGCGCTCGATGCGCCGCTCTTCGCCGATCTGGCGGGGGACGCGCAGGTGTCGTTCGAATTCTTCCCGCCCAAAACGGAGAAAATGGAAGCGCAGCTGTGGGATGCGATCCAGACACTGGCGCCGCTGGGGCCGCGCTTCGTTTCGGTGACCTACGGCGCTGGCGGATCGACCCGCGAACGCACCCACGCGACGGTCGCGCGGATCGCAAAGGAAACCTCGATCCCGGCCGCCGCGCACCTCACCTGCGTCGAGGCGACGCGCGAGGAGGTGGACGCAATCGCGCGCGCTTACTGGGAGGCGGGCGTCCGCCACATCGTCGCGCTGCGCGGCGATCCGCCGACGCTGGGCGAGAAATATGTCGAGCATCCCGGCGGCTACCGCAACGCCGCCGATCTGGTCGCGGGGCTGCGCAGGATCGCACCGTTCGACATTTCGGTCGCGGCTTATCCGGAATGTCACCCTGACTCGGTCGACAGCCAAGCCGACATCGACAATCTGAAGGCGAAGATCGACGCCGGGGCGACCCGCGCGATCAGCCAGTTCTTCTTCTCGCCCGAGGCCTTCTTCCGCTTCCGCGATCGCGCGGCGGCGGCAGGGATCGAGGCCGAGATCGTGCCCGGCATCCTGCCAGTCTCCAACGTCGCGCAGACGCGCAAGTTCGCGAGCGCTTGCGGTGCCGCGATCCCGAGCTGGATGGACCGGCTGTTCGAAGGGCTGGACGACCAACCCGCCGCGCGCCAGCTCGTCGCCGCGACGATCGCCGCCGAACTGTGCCGCCGGCTCTATGCGGGCGGCGTGCGCCACTTCCACTTCTACACCCTTAACCGCGCCGAACTGGCCTTCGCGATCTGCCACCTGCTGGGGCTGCGCGCGGGCAAGACGGCGCTGGAGAAAGCCGCATGA
- a CDS encoding ArsR/SmtB family transcription factor, with translation MKDALAIFRALADPTRLRIVALLRVMELSVGELAQVLGQSQPRVSRHVKILADAGLTDRRREGSWVFLALGDPRRVAPVFDAIDAWGQGDASGDLARLDAVRAERSVAAERYFEGHAAEWDAIRSLHVAEAEVEAAIGRVLGDGPLGRLVDVGTGTGRMLELLGPRAESAIGIDRSPEMLRFARAKLSSRAEVAWAELRQGDMYALPLQDRCADIVVLHLVLHYAQQPAAAVAEAARLLGPGGRLLIADFAPHEREELRDQAAHARLGFSDQQMEEWFGAAGLAPSHIDALEGGELTVKLWLGERPAEPVRRVA, from the coding sequence ATGAAGGACGCCCTCGCCATTTTTCGTGCGCTCGCCGATCCTACCCGGCTTCGGATTGTCGCGCTGTTGCGCGTGATGGAGCTTTCGGTGGGCGAGTTGGCACAGGTGCTGGGGCAGAGCCAGCCGCGTGTCTCGCGCCATGTGAAGATCCTCGCCGATGCGGGGCTGACGGACCGACGGCGCGAGGGCAGTTGGGTGTTCCTGGCGCTCGGCGATCCGCGCCGCGTCGCGCCGGTGTTCGATGCGATCGATGCCTGGGGGCAGGGCGACGCGTCGGGCGATCTCGCGCGTCTCGATGCGGTGCGAGCCGAACGATCGGTCGCGGCGGAGCGCTATTTCGAGGGCCATGCGGCGGAATGGGACGCGATCCGTTCGCTCCACGTCGCGGAGGCCGAGGTGGAGGCCGCGATCGGCCGTGTGCTGGGCGATGGGCCGCTCGGCCGCCTCGTCGATGTCGGCACCGGCACCGGGCGGATGCTGGAACTGCTCGGCCCGCGCGCGGAAAGCGCGATCGGCATCGATCGATCGCCCGAAATGCTCCGCTTTGCCCGCGCCAAACTTTCCTCGCGCGCGGAGGTGGCCTGGGCCGAGCTACGGCAGGGCGATATGTACGCGCTGCCGCTTCAGGATCGCTGTGCCGACATCGTCGTGCTTCACCTGGTGCTGCACTATGCGCAGCAGCCTGCCGCCGCCGTGGCCGAGGCCGCGCGCCTGTTGGGGCCGGGCGGCCGCCTGCTGATCGCCGATTTCGCCCCGCACGAGCGCGAGGAGCTGCGCGATCAGGCCGCGCACGCGCGCCTGGGTTTCTCCGATCAGCAGATGGAGGAATGGTTCGGTGCGGCCGGGCTGGCGCCTTCCCATATCGATGCGCTGGAAGGCGGGGAATTGACCGTGAAGCTGTGGCTGGGCGAACGCCCGGCTGAGCCTGTCCGAAGGGTTGCGTGA
- a CDS encoding MlaA family lipoprotein translates to MSTRAWKTLPALILLAGCATTGPKTPGDPYEGFNRKMWKLDEGLDKAVMKPVAKGYIAVMPHPVRHGLSNMLDNVTEPFSFINGLLQGKPKRALNSLGRFVINTTVGIGGFMDVAGRNGYPKTPEDLGQTFAVWGAKKSTYLVLPFYGPTTIRDGIGTVASQWVDPYRIVIRKELSFWPAAGLTAFEFVDARANLIDSGADSLLDSSADSYAVARSAYLQHRQAQIEDRDDASGATGDDAALNAALDDLGPDNAAAPAADAAAPAATVPTPDQPQPAPAPAPAPQDGTSPK, encoded by the coding sequence TTGTCGACGCGCGCCTGGAAAACCCTCCCTGCCCTGATCCTGCTGGCGGGATGCGCCACCACCGGCCCCAAGACGCCGGGGGACCCCTATGAAGGCTTCAACCGCAAGATGTGGAAGCTCGACGAGGGGCTGGACAAGGCGGTGATGAAGCCCGTCGCCAAGGGCTATATCGCGGTGATGCCGCATCCCGTGCGCCACGGCCTGTCGAACATGCTCGACAACGTGACCGAGCCTTTTTCCTTCATCAACGGCCTGCTGCAGGGCAAGCCGAAGCGCGCGCTGAACTCGCTCGGCCGTTTCGTGATCAACACGACGGTCGGCATCGGCGGCTTCATGGATGTGGCGGGTCGCAACGGCTACCCCAAGACGCCCGAGGATCTGGGCCAGACCTTTGCGGTGTGGGGCGCCAAGAAATCGACCTATCTCGTCCTGCCCTTCTACGGGCCGACGACGATCCGCGACGGCATCGGCACGGTCGCGTCGCAGTGGGTGGATCCGTACCGCATCGTGATCCGCAAGGAGCTGAGCTTCTGGCCGGCCGCCGGGCTGACCGCGTTCGAGTTCGTCGATGCGCGTGCGAACCTGATCGATTCCGGCGCGGACTCGCTGCTCGACAGCAGCGCGGACAGCTATGCGGTGGCGCGCTCCGCCTATCTCCAGCATCGCCAGGCACAGATCGAGGATCGCGACGACGCGAGCGGCGCCACCGGCGACGATGCCGCGCTCAACGCCGCGCTCGACGATCTCGGGCCGGACAATGCCGCAGCGCCAGCTGCCGACGCCGCCGCGCCCGCCGCCACGGTGCCCACGCCCGATCAGCCGCAGCCGGCCCCTGCGCCTGCACCTGCGCCTCAGGATGGCACGTCGCCGAAATAA
- a CDS encoding tetratricopeptide repeat protein — protein MIARVVCGLMLVLCPWAAEAAPMLVASSSHFRIFSNQSDAQLRSFAGQLERYDALLHHITGIQDDTSVPPLTIYVVTDPSDVGMGSNILGYYASFAAGPFAVVPRKVYGISTAGVPQIVLFHEYAHHFMLQNFPALYSPWFVEGFAEFYSTTQITDTGANIGQPEPLRINDLMLNWTTSLPYLLAPGDKALTVAQTSELYARAWLLVHYLTLSSRRGGQISAYLKARSGGMGEEAAFQAAFHVSIQDMDKELRTYFAPHQLPYAAVDAPASGVVSVRPASAGEVALTKLVPRLRWLQNDEDWLATSKPGIADKISVEHHADQLAADARVAGRKQPDDMALQTIVAECELAAGQMDAARETASAILKVQPGDARAHLALGMAIIAGAKPGDMSAVLDGRKEIVAANRAAPDDPMPLIAYYRSFADHGLQPTALAVQGLERAQQLAPQDEQVRLMLAREEIALKRYRAAVTLLRPVAFAPHPGPRRDEAQKLLASLPDEHEQAPPAVAGS, from the coding sequence ATGATTGCGCGAGTTGTGTGCGGGCTGATGCTCGTGCTGTGCCCATGGGCCGCGGAGGCCGCGCCGATGCTGGTCGCATCATCCTCCCACTTCAGGATCTTTTCCAACCAGAGCGATGCGCAGTTGCGGAGCTTCGCGGGGCAGCTCGAACGCTATGATGCGCTGCTCCACCATATCACCGGGATACAGGACGACACGTCCGTGCCGCCGTTGACCATCTACGTCGTCACCGATCCCAGCGATGTCGGCATGGGTTCCAATATCCTGGGTTATTACGCCTCGTTCGCGGCGGGGCCGTTCGCTGTCGTGCCGCGCAAGGTCTATGGCATATCCACCGCCGGCGTTCCGCAGATCGTGCTGTTCCACGAATATGCGCATCATTTCATGCTGCAGAATTTCCCTGCGCTCTATTCGCCGTGGTTTGTGGAAGGCTTCGCCGAATTCTATTCCACCACCCAGATTACCGACACGGGCGCGAACATCGGGCAGCCCGAGCCACTGCGCATCAACGACCTGATGCTGAACTGGACCACATCCCTGCCATATCTGCTGGCGCCGGGCGACAAGGCGCTCACCGTCGCGCAGACGTCCGAACTCTATGCCCGCGCATGGCTGCTGGTCCATTATCTGACCTTGTCCAGCAGGCGCGGCGGGCAGATTTCCGCCTATCTGAAGGCGCGGAGCGGCGGAATGGGGGAGGAAGCTGCGTTCCAGGCGGCCTTCCATGTGTCCATTCAGGACATGGACAAGGAACTCCGCACCTATTTCGCGCCGCATCAATTGCCCTATGCGGCAGTCGACGCTCCGGCGAGCGGCGTTGTCTCCGTCCGCCCGGCGAGCGCAGGCGAGGTCGCGCTCACGAAGCTCGTCCCCCGGCTACGCTGGCTGCAGAATGACGAGGATTGGCTTGCCACCTCGAAGCCGGGCATCGCCGACAAGATATCCGTCGAGCACCATGCGGACCAGCTTGCCGCCGATGCGCGGGTCGCTGGCCGCAAGCAGCCGGACGACATGGCCCTGCAGACGATCGTCGCGGAGTGCGAACTGGCCGCAGGGCAAATGGATGCTGCTCGCGAGACGGCATCCGCGATCCTGAAGGTGCAGCCCGGCGATGCACGCGCGCACCTCGCCCTCGGCATGGCGATCATCGCCGGCGCGAAGCCCGGCGACATGTCCGCGGTGCTTGACGGGCGCAAGGAGATCGTGGCCGCGAACCGGGCGGCGCCCGACGATCCGATGCCGCTGATCGCTTATTATCGCAGCTTCGCCGATCACGGCCTGCAGCCGACCGCGCTGGCGGTGCAGGGGTTGGAGCGTGCCCAGCAACTCGCGCCGCAGGACGAGCAGGTGCGGCTGATGCTGGCAAGGGAGGAGATCGCGCTCAAGCGCTATCGCGCGGCGGTGACATTGCTGCGGCCGGTGGCGTTCGCGCCCCATCCGGGGCCGCGTCGCGACGAGGCGCAGAAACTTCTCGCCAGTCTGCCCGACGAACATGAGCAGGCGCCGCCGGCCGTGGCGGGTTCCTGA
- the groL gene encoding chaperonin GroEL (60 kDa chaperone family; promotes refolding of misfolded polypeptides especially under stressful conditions; forms two stacked rings of heptamers to form a barrel-shaped 14mer; ends can be capped by GroES; misfolded proteins enter the barrel where they are refolded when GroES binds) produces MAAKDVKFSRDARERMLRGVDILADAVKVTLGPKGRNVVIDKSFGAPRITKDGVTVAKEIELKDKFENMGAQMMREVASKQNDKAGDGTTTATVLAQAIVREGMKSVAAGMNPMDLKRGIDLAVSKVVENIAARSKPVSGTNEVAQVGIISANGDEEVGQKIAEAMEKVGKEGVITVEEAKGLEFELDVVEGMQFDRGYLSPYFITNPEKMSVELNDPFILIHEKKLSSLQAMLPILEAVVQSGRPLLIIAEDIEGEALATLVVNKLRGGLKVAAVKAPGFGDRRKAMLEDIAVLTKGEVISEDLGIKLESVTLNMLGTAKRVSIDKDNTTLVDGAGEEGSIKARVEQIRQQIEITTSDYDREKLQERLAKLAGGVAVIKVGGATEVEVKERKDRVDDALHATRAAVEEGIVPGGGVALLYATKALDGLKGVNDDQTRGIDIVRKALQAPVRQIAQNAGVDGAVVAGKLIEGNDETLGFNAQTETYENLVAAGVIDPTKVVRTALQDAASVSGLLITTEASVAELPEDKPAMPAMPGGMGGMGGMDF; encoded by the coding sequence ATGGCTGCGAAAGACGTCAAGTTTTCGCGTGACGCCCGTGAGCGCATGCTGCGCGGTGTCGACATCCTCGCCGATGCGGTGAAGGTGACCCTCGGCCCCAAGGGCCGCAACGTCGTGATCGACAAGTCGTTCGGCGCCCCGCGCATCACCAAGGACGGCGTCACCGTCGCCAAGGAGATCGAGCTGAAGGACAAGTTCGAGAACATGGGCGCGCAGATGATGCGCGAAGTGGCCTCGAAGCAGAACGACAAGGCCGGCGACGGCACCACCACCGCGACCGTGCTCGCCCAGGCGATCGTGCGCGAGGGCATGAAGTCGGTGGCCGCCGGCATGAACCCGATGGATCTAAAGCGCGGCATCGATCTCGCCGTCTCGAAGGTCGTCGAGAACATCGCCGCCCGCTCGAAGCCCGTCTCGGGCACCAACGAGGTCGCCCAGGTCGGCATCATCTCGGCCAACGGTGACGAGGAAGTCGGCCAGAAGATCGCGGAAGCGATGGAGAAGGTCGGCAAGGAAGGCGTCATCACCGTCGAGGAGGCCAAGGGCCTCGAGTTCGAGCTGGACGTCGTCGAGGGCATGCAGTTCGATCGCGGCTACCTGTCGCCTTACTTCATCACCAACCCGGAGAAGATGTCGGTCGAGCTCAACGACCCGTTCATCCTGATCCACGAGAAGAAGCTGTCGTCGCTGCAGGCGATGCTGCCGATCCTCGAGGCGGTGGTGCAGTCGGGCCGTCCGCTGCTGATCATCGCCGAGGACATCGAGGGCGAGGCTCTGGCCACGCTCGTGGTGAACAAGCTGCGCGGCGGCCTGAAGGTCGCGGCCGTCAAGGCGCCGGGCTTCGGCGATCGCCGCAAGGCGATGCTCGAGGATATCGCCGTCCTGACCAAGGGCGAGGTGATCTCCGAGGATCTCGGTATCAAGCTCGAGTCCGTGACGCTCAACATGCTCGGCACCGCCAAGCGCGTTTCGATCGACAAGGACAACACCACGCTGGTCGACGGCGCCGGTGAAGAGGGTTCGATCAAGGCCCGCGTCGAGCAGATCCGCCAGCAGATCGAGATCACGACCTCCGACTACGATCGCGAGAAGCTCCAAGAGCGCCTCGCGAAGCTGGCCGGCGGCGTGGCCGTGATCAAGGTCGGCGGTGCGACCGAGGTCGAGGTGAAGGAGCGCAAGGATCGCGTCGACGACGCTCTCCACGCGACTCGCGCGGCCGTGGAAGAGGGCATCGTTCCGGGCGGCGGCGTCGCGCTGCTGTACGCGACGAAGGCGCTCGACGGCCTGAAGGGCGTCAACGACGACCAGACCCGCGGCATCGACATCGTCCGCAAGGCGCTGCAGGCTCCGGTCCGCCAGATCGCCCAGAATGCGGGCGTGGACGGCGCCGTCGTCGCCGGCAAGCTGATCGAGGGCAATGACGAGACGCTGGGCTTCAACGCCCAGACCGAGACGTACGAGAACCTCGTCGCCGCCGGCGTGATCGACCCGACCAAGGTCGTCCGTACCGCGCTGCAGGACGCCGCCTCGGTCTCCGGCCTGCTCATCACCACCGAGGCTTCGGTGGCCGAGCTGCCCGAGGACAAGCCCGCGATGCCGGCGATGCCCGGCGGCATGGGCGGCATGGGCGGCATGGACTTCTAA
- the groES gene encoding co-chaperone GroES has product MNFRPLHDRVLVKRVEAEEKSAGGIIIPDTAKEKPQEGEVVAAGAGVKDETGKVTPLDVKAGDKILFGKWSGTEVKIDGQDLLIMKESDILGIIG; this is encoded by the coding sequence ATGAACTTCCGTCCCCTGCACGATCGCGTGCTCGTGAAGCGCGTCGAAGCCGAAGAGAAGTCGGCCGGCGGCATCATCATTCCCGACACCGCCAAGGAAAAGCCGCAGGAGGGCGAGGTCGTCGCCGCCGGTGCCGGCGTCAAGGACGAGACCGGCAAGGTCACCCCGCTGGACGTCAAGGCCGGCGACAAGATCCTGTTCGGCAAGTGGTCGGGCACCGAGGTCAAGATCGACGGGCAGGACCTGCTGATCATGAAGGAATCGGACATCCTGGGCATCATCGGCTGA
- the sppA gene encoding signal peptide peptidase SppA — MKRFLKGLWKFLVGVKDALVLLVLLLFFGLIFAGLSGGKDKIPSGGAALVLDLNGSLAEQPADVSATDLISGGGGSDINQYRLRDVIRAVEAAADDDRVKAVVLDLDGFTGGGQAAISQVGDALDDVRAKGKPVLAFALAYDDASYLLASHASEVWMDPMGSVLTAGPGGSQLYYKGLLDKLGVTAHIYRVGKYKSYVEPYTRTEASPEAKEEDKALIDALWGRWQSEVAKARPKAHFADYLAQITSGQLPNTTLAQNAAAHGLVDQLGDRIAFGQRVAKIVGTPDKAAPGAYKAIQLADWVQANPVDTSGAAIGVLTVAGDIVDGKAPSGTAGGTSLADALGKAVAKGDLKALVVRVDSPGGSVTASDRIRSAILAAKAKGLPVVISMGNVAASGGYWVSTAGDVIFADPDTITGSIGVFGIIPTFEGALSKVGLSADGVGATPLSGQPDVLRGTTPVVDNLIQAGINQTYAHFTGIVAQARHMPVEKVDEIAQGRVWDGVTAKQIGLVDRFGDLDDAIDEAARRAKLDPDKVHPVYIERETSAFVRFIRMLTGNSSSTDDGTAAVGPFGALTQKPDLTLARALGDARRILTGPAVQARCLACGDEPPSPADVRAARAMMAKAAL; from the coding sequence GTGAAGCGCTTCCTGAAGGGCCTGTGGAAATTCCTCGTCGGCGTGAAGGACGCGCTGGTGCTGCTGGTGTTGCTGCTCTTCTTCGGGTTGATCTTCGCGGGCCTTTCCGGCGGCAAGGACAAGATCCCGTCGGGCGGCGCGGCGCTGGTGCTCGACCTTAACGGCAGCCTCGCCGAACAACCCGCCGACGTCAGCGCGACCGACCTGATCTCCGGCGGCGGCGGTTCGGACATCAACCAGTATCGTCTGCGCGACGTGATCCGCGCGGTGGAGGCGGCGGCCGACGATGATCGGGTGAAGGCGGTCGTCCTCGATCTCGACGGTTTCACCGGCGGCGGGCAGGCGGCGATCAGCCAGGTCGGCGACGCGCTGGATGACGTCCGCGCCAAGGGCAAGCCGGTACTCGCCTTCGCCCTCGCCTATGACGATGCCAGCTACCTGCTCGCCTCCCACGCCAGCGAGGTGTGGATGGACCCGATGGGCTCGGTGCTCACCGCAGGTCCCGGCGGATCGCAGCTCTATTACAAGGGCCTGCTCGACAAGCTGGGGGTCACCGCGCACATCTACCGCGTCGGCAAATACAAGAGTTATGTCGAACCCTACACCCGCACCGAGGCCTCGCCCGAGGCCAAGGAGGAGGACAAGGCGCTGATCGATGCGCTGTGGGGCCGCTGGCAGAGCGAGGTCGCCAAGGCACGGCCCAAGGCGCACTTTGCCGACTATCTCGCGCAGATCACGTCGGGCCAGCTTCCCAACACTACGCTCGCCCAGAATGCGGCGGCGCATGGTCTGGTCGACCAGCTCGGCGACCGCATCGCGTTCGGCCAGCGCGTCGCGAAGATCGTCGGCACGCCCGACAAGGCCGCGCCCGGCGCCTACAAGGCGATCCAGCTCGCCGACTGGGTGCAGGCCAATCCGGTCGACACCTCCGGCGCCGCGATCGGCGTGCTGACCGTCGCGGGCGACATCGTCGACGGCAAGGCGCCGTCGGGCACGGCGGGCGGCACCAGCCTTGCCGACGCGCTCGGCAAGGCGGTGGCCAAGGGCGACCTCAAGGCTCTGGTGGTCCGCGTCGATTCCCCCGGCGGATCGGTGACCGCATCGGATCGCATCCGCTCCGCCATCCTCGCCGCCAAGGCCAAGGGGTTGCCGGTGGTGATCTCGATGGGCAACGTCGCGGCGTCGGGCGGCTATTGGGTCTCGACCGCGGGCGACGTGATCTTCGCCGATCCCGACACGATCACCGGGTCGATCGGCGTGTTCGGCATCATCCCGACCTTCGAAGGCGCGCTCTCCAAGGTCGGCCTGTCGGCGGACGGGGTCGGCGCGACGCCGCTCTCCGGCCAGCCGGACGTGCTGCGCGGCACCACGCCGGTGGTCGACAATCTCATCCAGGCGGGCATCAACCAGACCTACGCGCACTTCACCGGCATTGTCGCGCAGGCGCGGCACATGCCGGTCGAGAAGGTCGACGAGATCGCGCAGGGCCGCGTGTGGGACGGCGTAACCGCCAAGCAGATCGGCCTCGTCGATCGCTTCGGCGATCTAGACGACGCGATCGACGAGGCAGCGCGCCGCGCGAAGCTCGATCCGGACAAGGTGCACCCGGTCTACATCGAGCGCGAAACCTCCGCCTTCGTGCGCTTCATCCGGATGCTCACCGGCAACAGCAGCAGCACCGACGACGGCACGGCCGCGGTCGGCCCCTTCGGTGCGCTGACGCAGAAGCCGGACCTGACGCTGGCCCGCGCGCTGGGCGATGCGCGCCGTATCCTGACCGGCCCGGCCGTGCAGGCGCGCTGCCTCGCCTGCGGCGACGAGCCGCCCTCCCCCGCCGACGTCCGCGCCGCCCGCGCGATGATGGCCAAGGCCGCGCTGTGA